The Xiphophorus hellerii strain 12219 chromosome 6, Xiphophorus_hellerii-4.1, whole genome shotgun sequence genomic interval ACACCTCCAGCCGGTACCACTATCCTCCGAGTCCGCCCATGAACAACGGGACACCCAGGGACAGCAGCTACACAAACACGCTGAATGTGAGCAGCAGGGACCAATACGGCCTCTCCCGACCCTTAAGTGGGACCTACGCTAACCCATACTCCCCATATGTGGCACCTCAGCTGCCCTCACCTTGGACCGGGGGACATTTTGATAACACCATGCTGCACACTTTGCAAAGCAGGGGTGCGCCCCTGATTAGAGGTCCAAACggaggtaagaaaaaaaaaaaaggaaagatgacGATGGTGatgacatttaagaaaaaaacaaaacaaaaacaaaaacatgattaaCGTTgcataaatgcttgaaataaagccaaacagacaaaaagttaTTGGTCTGGTGAAGACGGTCAGAAAGGTCTCAGATGGGGTCACCTGTTGAGGGCTACTGGGAATGTTGGGGGTCACAGCAAAACCAAAACGGAAGGACTTCTATAATGTTATGGGTATGAGTGGGGATCTGGGGTACTAATTCAGTtcaaaagaatatatatataaaaattaatgaataaataaataataaaaaataaattaaaaaaagaaatataataaagATATTATAACATATCGCAACTTATTAATTCTATTTACAGCATAAGTTCACAAGAAATATAATCTCAATGGACTTTAGAGgataagaaattttaaattctcATACCCCACCCACCATTTGTTGGCTTCCTTATTGTGTGTGGGCAACAATTAGTATactatatattattattattattattattattattattattattattattattattattattattattagcgataataataataataataataataataataataataataataaactgtaGTCATTGATCAACGGTTAAAGTGTGTACATTTACTTAATTTGTacgtaaagattttttttttttaattcaaattttacTTTAGGTTCTGCTATCGTATGTAATATTGCCCGGATTTCTGAATTATGAattgttattaataataaaaatctattaaaaaataattagaataaatatattataacaattaaaataataaacgcGTGCTTTCTTCAACCCTATTCCTTTTCTGCTCAGTTTCAGATATCCTGGACGACATGGCGGAGAGCAGGGAAGTGCGTGAACTGCGGCTCCATCTCCACGCCGCTGTGGAGGCGCGACGGCACGGGCCACTTTCTCTGCAACGCCTGCGGCCTCTACAGCAAAATGAATGGCCTTAGCCGGCCATTAATTAAACCGCAGAAAAGGACGGTAAGGAGGCAGATAGACAGGGGCGCCGCCTGAGCACTCAATTTCCTGCCTAATTGTCCCGAACAATTCCTGGAGGTCATCGCGAACGGTGAAAGCAAAAATAGTTATCCGTTCACGGTTTAGTCTTGTTTCGTTGTCAGATAAATAAGATATTAggaaatgtacttttaaaataaatttctttgtTGATCTAATCAGCACCATTCAtctcaaaataatttccaaaagcTTGTTGTTCCTGTTGCGCAAATGGTTTATTAAACTATAcgcaaatttaatattttttcccaaCCTAATCGAGACATATTACTTgatatttttaatcataaagTATGTTTGACAATTTAATCTAATAGGGACAAATACTTCCTAGTTCCATTACGGATAGTTTTCACAGGGAAATTGGATCTCACGTACCGAGCTCCTTGTGAAGTAGCATGCTGTTAAAAGACGTCCACTTAAAGGGCACATCACAATAGAAACTCTATTTTTGTAAGGAAATGGGGTCTAAATGGgctaaagtgtcattttaatgGAGAACGGTGATTTTCTtcactgctgaaaaaaaaatctaaaatgatttattttctatgtGTACCACCAGTCAACCTCCAGAAGAATCGGCCTCTCCTGCGCAAACTGTCAGACCAGCACAACGACCTTGTGGCGCAGGAACGCAGAAGGAGAACCGGTGTGCAATGCATGCGGACTCTACACTAAGCTTCATGGAGTGAGTTCaattatatttaaacatttcccTTAAATCCAATTGAAACCCTTCAACTGATGTTAAATTTGCTCCTTCTTGCACAATTCAGGTACCTCGACCGCTTGCCATGAAGAAAGAGGGAATCCAGACAcgaaaaagaaaacccaaaactttGAGTAAGACCAAAGGATCCTCGGGTGAGATTTTAGCTGGTGTTTTACCTTGCGTCTACACTTTAGGTAAACTGCTAAACCATGTGTAGTAATGCAGTTATTGTTTCTGTGACAGGCACCAACAACTCTGTCTCCATGACTCCCACATCCACGTCCTCATCCAATTCTGAAGACTGCTCCAAAACCAGCTCTCCCTCTGCACAAGTGTCAGGGGTAAGATCCATTTTTTACTTATGCTGCCTTGACAGCGTAAACAAGCTGCTTAGAGGAGAGTGGCTCCATGAATGCGTCCTTTGGAGAGCTTCTACTTTAGCATTCAGAATATAATTGATACACAAAGAGATATGAACAATATTTTGGGGGAAAATTAaggattacatttttattttttacaaacacgCCTCACAAATCAAACTTGTGCTTAAAGAAtctctgcattttaaaacacaatttaaaagaaTAGGACTCTCTCTGACAGAATGGTGCCCTGTGTGCAAAGCCCTGTCATAAACAAACTGCCACTGATGTGTCTGGTTGCCTTACTTTGTTGAGAATGCTTTACTCTATGAAATTGGGAGAATGAGATTTTCACCGTGTTGCAAATTTGTTTGTGGTACATTAAAGCTGTATTTAGATCAGGCTACAAACAGGAACAATGGGTAGAAATAATTATTggcgatttaaaaaaaaaaactggacacAACTTCAATACGGTGAAtgtggttgaaaaaaaaatagcataatAGTCCATCACCTAAAATTGTATTAGTCATATGTCTCAAAACATCATATATTGTGCAATGTTGCTAAAAGCATCAGGCTGATGCATGTATACTTAAATAGTGTGTCatcattttacaataaatatgaaCTTCACATTTCTCATCAGCTGatgctttttttcccagtttGTTTAATGCAACCAAAACTCTTCTCACATGTTAGGttttcacaaaaaacacaatttaaatagGCTTCTGTTATTAATCGTGTTGCATTTGTGGCTATGGGCTACCACCTGTAGCAACATAACAGAAGAATGTATTACAGTGGTGCTCTGAAACGCCCCATAAAAGTGCAGGGTTGAAGGTAAATTAACAGTGAAATAAAGTTTCCGTTCAGATGATATTTTGGGTTTTAatcctttgaaaaataaagagttaTTTGGACCAGTATAAGTAAGATTTATGAAGTTGTTTATTcacaattcagtttttaaatgtacacagaagacttttctgcaaaacaaaccaatcttttattatttatttgtcacCTTAATAGCAGGCCATGGTTACTTTTTGattctttttccatttctgttgtAAAAGATCATTTAATCAAAATACAATTTATGATCCTAAAAATAAGCTTCTATGGTCACCTGTGTCTGGTGACATTACATAAGGTATAAAACAGCaattcaggtttttattgtttcttattgtctcattaaaaaaaaaagtttttaaattaaatttcccATTAAAAAGGTGCTAACTTGTTCTGTTAACGCGTCAGCTTATCGGCTTGAATCTTGTGCCTTTATCGCCACCCAGATATACACAAAGCAGAATTAGCTGTTTTATTCTTCATTGTACTTCTGAAAACGTTTCTAAATTATAAAACTTGTCAGACACTGTCAGACACTGTCAGAGGAAACGCGTATTTCATTACccagctgtgttttctttatcaATGCAAAGGTGCCAGTGAGCAAGCTTATTTAAGTAGTTGCTAACAGTAACCAATAAACCAAAAGAGATGGGCAGTAATTTTGTAAATCGAGTAAACATAGGAACTGTACTGAGTGTGATAAAATTCACAATGTATGAATGGCTGTTATATATCTgctaatttaatgtaattttccaaaatatgttattttactcTTTTACTTATATCAACTATACAAAAATACAACCATAAGCCAAGTCGCTATAGTAACACAACTAAACTCCTATGCATGTGAGAAATTACAGGCCAAATTACCGTAGTTCAAATACAGcatgtttctgtgttctgtAGGTATTTCAACAGCTGTTATTGaattaaagttaaaacaatAACTGAATTGTAGTTaggttattttaaaattacatatgTGTTTGAAGCCTGTCATTTCAATATTATATTAAGGGTTGATGTTCAGAGGGGGCTGAGGAGTTTGAATATTGTTGAATGTTTGGTCTATGCTGAGATAATTATTAATTACCAGATGAAAgacctatttttatttttcgaAGTGAGGGTTAATAATTAAGCAAGTAACTACACCTAGGTTGCTTTAAAACATAGAGCTTACTGTcctttaaatatgaatttaagAAATTGTTACAGTGTAGCAAtgtgttaaatttaaaatattgcagCAAGTTTCCCCAAGTATACTACTATATAGTATagtagtatatatatatatatatatatacattatatatatatatactgtcaAAGGTAAATGTGCTGTGCAGCAgtagaaaatgcaaatttataGAAATATCAATCAAAACTTACTCTGCATAATGTTGAAGTTCTTTTTACATTAAGTAGATTTGAGATGTTTAGACTTGAACTGTTTTGTAAGCAAAGTTTGTTGGATCCGGCCTGTGAAGTGTTTCTCAGCAGGAGTCGACTATATCTCTGACCTATACTTATCTCTCTCGAAATTAATGttatatattttgaataatgttCCCAGCTGACATTatgtttgctgctgttgcaggTCAGCTCGTCCGTGCTGCCAGGCTCTGGGGAGGGAGCCGGCTCGGGCTCTGCGGTGAAATACCCTGGACAGGACAGCCTGTACACCAGCGTGGGCCTGACCCAGTCATCAGATGTAGCTTCAGTGAGGGGGGAACCCTGGTGCCCCATAGCTTTAGCCTAAACACTCAAAAGTTTTGTGCGTGTGGACAGAAATCCCTGACCTCTCCTGTTCTTTCTGGACGCTGCGGTGTGGATATACCTGGAGAACAGTGTTTGCTCCACCCCCGGCCCCAGCAAGAAGAGTCCGACACGAGGGAAAAACGATGGCGAGACGAGTGTCAGTCATGGCTTAACCTTGATCTGTGTGTGGAATATCCGGGATTGGTGGTGCTGGCGTCTAGGCAGTCAGTGGAAATGTCAGGTCGGACAATCAGTCAGACGGCCTGCACAGGATGGTTTAAAGCCTGTTGTTCACTCTGATCTCTCCCGTCAGTGGTTCTTCAAAG includes:
- the gata6 gene encoding LOW QUALITY PROTEIN: transcription factor GATA-6 (The sequence of the model RefSeq protein was modified relative to this genomic sequence to represent the inferred CDS: deleted 1 base in 1 codon); this encodes MDLGENSWSMVKREVSSSPGSPAEQSYLPGDSSRRDGPTPPSELDALGHRRPDGRSLHPYLHFGHHGNAATAGEDIPLFTDLDQGSKLVLSAGAHKASLLVDPADMYQTLAIAAAQSQTGYDSSSAGYMHSSPNSPVYVPSSRVNPMISSLSYLQAGGSAQAGHAVSSHSVWSQSTPESPSSYSAGSPHTSSRYHYPPSPPMNNGTPRDSSYTNTLNVSSRDQYGLSRPLSGTYANPYSPYVAPQLPSPWTGGHFDNTMLHTLQSRGAPLIRGPNGVSDILDDMAESRECVNCGSISTPLWRRDGTGHFLCNACGLYSKMNGLSRPLIKPQKRTSTSRRIGLSCANCQTSTTTLWRRNAEGEPVCNACGLYTKLHGVPRPLAMKKEGIQTRKRKPKTLSKTKGSSGTNNSVSMTPTSTSSSNSEDCSKTSSPSAQVSGVSSSVLPGSGEGAGSGSAVKYPGQDSLYTSVGLTQSSDVASVRGEPWCPIALA